A single window of Malus sylvestris chromosome 5, drMalSylv7.2, whole genome shotgun sequence DNA harbors:
- the LOC126624579 gene encoding uncharacterized protein LOC126624579, with protein sequence MTTASFDHARSTDRRSRNRIRKRKTSRMDRFSNLPIEIAHEIMSRLNFKDLTRVGCVSKACREFYISTPYLNFHDFSGVDISTRRKNKKVFNSLKRFFIQRGVHLKIQCFRFRWCFFDDDHDEDFRLRLREWIEIAVRCNVEVLHLVVTYIRFGELPASILHCKSLKSLLVDMKCTISDVPFIDFLSNLDYLRLKDVSIKDEDDRFLKWISCCCTSMKELLLKDCGFWHESDFYHIPERHVNISGDRLKKLHLNPQLRRKTKKWVNIYAPNLKCLEWFGECTTSQNLGNLMCLEKAEISSSIPICNHDILIDFLCSIRKVKVLILHPDILELLWLNMDDRKWQDLSFISQAKEVVIPYDDYEPDIEPAYSILEHAHDLEKMTIYYPHCFDAHDDLTDVYDDLMELRTEVMSKGIHFNIITTSRGSSLLSSIQSLADFV encoded by the exons ATGACCACTGCAAGTTTTGATCATGCTCGTAGTACCGATCGTCGGAGTCGCAACCGAATAAGAAAGAGAAAAACTAGTAGGATGGATAGATTCAGTAATCTCCCGATCGAGATCGCTCATGAAATTATGTCTCGCCTCAACTTCAAAGACCTTACTAGGGTTGGCTGCGTGTCCAAAGCATGCAGAGAGTTTTATATATCGACCCCGTACTTGAATTTTCATGACTTTTCTGGTGTGGATATATCCACTCGTcgaaagaacaaaaaggttttcaATTCTTTGAAAAGGTTCTTCATTCAACGTGGGGTGCATCTTAAGATACAATGCTTTCGTTTTCGTTGGTGCTTTTTTGATGACGACCATGATGAGGATTTCCGATTGCGATTGAGGGAATGGATTGAAATTGCTGTGAGGTGCAATGTTGAAGTGCTTCATCTTGTTGTCACTTATATTAGGTTTGGAGAGCTTCCTGCTTCCATCTTACACTGTAAATCGTTGAAATCTCTGCTTGTGGACATGAAGTGCACGATTAGTGATGTGCCCTTCATCGATTTTTTGTCTAATCTCGATTACCTGAGGTTGAAAgatgtttcgataaaggatgaAGATGATCGATTTTTGAAGTGGATTTCATGTTGCTGCACTTCCATGAAGGAATTACTTCTTAAAGATTGTGGATTTTGGCATGAGTCTGATTTTTACCACATCCCCGAACGCCATGTTAACATCTCAGGTGACAGACTGaaaaaattacatttaaatCCACAGCTTCGGAGGAAGACAAAAAAATGGGTCAACATTTATGCTCCAAACCTCAAGTGTTTGGAATGGTTTGGGGAATGTACGACTAGCCAAAATCTTGGAAACTTAATGTGCTTGGAGAAGGCTGAGATTTCTTCGTCAATTCCGATCTGTAACCATGATATCTTAATTGATTTTCTTTGTAGCATCCGCAAGGTTAAAGTTCTTATTCTGCATCCAGATATTCTTGAG CTTCTATGGTTAAATATGGACGATCGGAAATGGCAAgatctttcatttatttctcAAGCCAAGGAGGTAGTCATACCATATGATGATTATGAGCCTGATATTGAGCCCGCATATTCTATTCTCGAACATGCTCACGATTTAGAGAAGATGACCATATACTATCCTCACTGTTTCGATGCACATGATGACCTGACGGATGTATATGATGACCTGATGGAGTTGAGAACAGAAGTGATGTCGAAAGGAATTCACTTCAACATAATTACGACCTCGAGGGGTAGCTCCCTACTTAGTTCGATTCAATCTTTGGctgattttgtttaa